A portion of the Paenibacillus hamazuiensis genome contains these proteins:
- a CDS encoding ABC transporter ATP-binding protein codes for MNARRLANGEFFRTMSYMKPRMVPYLTGMIGMSVLSSCIAVAQAYTLKFIADAAAQKTAGPLVYGILLLLAVCVLLIALIPRFQYMYNRCAHQTARETRSALFQHRGHLPVRYFEKYHSSHMLTLLTSDIGTMNGLYTGRLRRLIYPIIYGTAAAVPMFVLDWRISSALVVLNFVSVAVNVRFAAPVRRASDRIQTSISTLNARLIDVLAGYSAIRLFQGERLVRSRFTAVNEESTRHRIERYRLTALLGSTNHMLGMASSIGLLTVGAFLAGRGFVSFGTLFAIIHLQGRLNSAFLEVAAYIPEMQTALAGSGRVFAMLGEPTEAECCRNAAAAADEEGREAIVLRDVSFSYDPGKKVLDGITLTAEQGQTIALVGPSGGGKSTIVKLLLGFYPPDGGAITIAGMPLGKSDMQELRRRIAYVPQDAYIFDGTLEENIRHGRPGASDEEVRAAAKAAFAHDFIVELPQGYRTHVGERGTKLSGGQRQRIAIARALLKDAPILLLDEATSSLDSESELMVQQALHGLMEGRTTLVIAHRLSTVENADMIYVIDEGKVVERGTHSELLVLGGLYERMSRLQHQKKTVAAS; via the coding sequence ATGAACGCGAGGCGGCTTGCAAACGGTGAATTTTTCCGCACGATGAGCTACATGAAGCCGCGTATGGTACCGTATTTGACCGGCATGATCGGCATGTCCGTGCTGTCGTCGTGCATTGCAGTCGCTCAGGCTTATACGCTGAAATTCATTGCCGACGCAGCGGCGCAAAAAACGGCGGGCCCGCTGGTCTACGGAATTTTGCTGCTGCTCGCTGTGTGCGTGCTTTTGATCGCGCTGATTCCGCGGTTTCAATACATGTACAACCGCTGTGCCCATCAAACGGCGAGGGAAACGCGATCGGCGCTGTTTCAGCATCGCGGCCATCTGCCGGTGCGCTATTTCGAGAAGTATCATTCGAGCCATATGCTGACGCTGCTGACAAGCGATATCGGGACGATGAACGGGCTGTATACCGGCAGGTTGCGCCGGCTCATTTATCCGATCATATACGGAACGGCCGCAGCAGTGCCGATGTTTGTGCTGGACTGGCGCATTTCCTCCGCTTTGGTTGTGCTGAACTTCGTGTCGGTTGCCGTCAACGTGAGGTTTGCGGCTCCCGTCAGACGGGCCAGCGACCGGATACAGACGAGCATAAGCACGCTCAACGCACGGCTGATCGATGTGCTGGCAGGGTACTCGGCCATCCGTCTGTTCCAGGGAGAAAGGCTTGTCAGAAGCCGCTTCACCGCAGTCAACGAGGAATCGACACGGCACCGGATCGAACGTTATCGTCTGACGGCGCTGCTCGGCAGCACCAATCATATGCTGGGCATGGCGAGCAGCATCGGCCTCCTGACCGTCGGAGCTTTTTTGGCTGGCCGCGGTTTCGTCAGCTTCGGTACGCTGTTTGCGATCATCCATCTGCAGGGCAGGCTGAATTCGGCTTTTCTTGAGGTGGCCGCCTACATTCCGGAGATGCAAACGGCTTTGGCCGGATCCGGACGCGTGTTTGCAATGCTTGGCGAACCGACGGAAGCGGAATGCTGCCGCAATGCCGCTGCCGCTGCTGACGAAGAGGGCCGCGAAGCGATCGTTTTGCGGGACGTCAGCTTCAGCTACGATCCCGGGAAAAAAGTGCTGGACGGCATTACGCTTACCGCGGAGCAAGGACAAACGATTGCCTTGGTCGGTCCTAGCGGGGGAGGCAAAAGCACGATCGTCAAGCTGCTGCTTGGCTTTTACCCGCCGGACGGCGGCGCGATAACGATCGCCGGCATGCCGCTGGGGAAGAGCGATATGCAGGAGCTGCGCAGGCGCATTGCCTATGTGCCGCAGGATGCGTATATTTTCGACGGAACGCTGGAGGAAAATATTCGGCACGGCAGGCCGGGCGCCAGCGACGAGGAGGTGCGGGCTGCGGCCAAAGCCGCATTCGCCCACGATTTCATCGTGGAGCTGCCGCAAGGATACCGGACCCATGTCGGCGAGCGGGGCACCAAGCTGTCCGGGGGACAACGCCAGCGCATCGCCATTGCCCGCGCGCTGCTCAAGGACGCGCCGATCCTGCTGCTCGACGAGGCGACATCGTCGCTGGATTCGGAATCGGAGCTGATGGTGCAGCAAGCTTTGCACGGGCTGATGGAAGGCAGGACGACACTCGTCATCGCTCACCGGCTTTCGACGGTCGAGAACGCCGATATGATCTATGTGATCGACGAAGGCAAGGTCGTGGAAAGAGGAACGCACAGCGAGCTGCTCGTACTGGGCGGACTATACGAACGCATGAGCCGTTTGCAGCATCAAAAGAAAACTGTCGCGGCCAGCTAA
- a CDS encoding class I SAM-dependent methyltransferase, with protein sequence MELDRDLQQLGVAHRMDHRNNPVLIKCLEAVYVVYYALLYPFYYFWNKRDFSRQTKKNPFYVSKLVRLIEKHPLLYELSMYVLNFPHPTSVYRFFPPMEGKVLQVGCGTGLLNKWARHMGGAEFVNLDINERYLQYGLKKGRYQNTVHSGIYDVPLEDESFDIIVFARCFHHIRHHKKAFKECARLLKDGGQIWIADPVILQEEGSGKQMNAGYMANSSIDGVIWRFTKPAFVKHLADSLSESLRLVSITDVRQPHMTNYNLKYPQTDILAVIEKTADAPK encoded by the coding sequence TTGGAGCTGGATCGGGACTTGCAGCAATTGGGAGTCGCCCATCGGATGGACCATCGCAACAATCCGGTCTTGATCAAATGTCTGGAAGCGGTGTACGTCGTTTACTATGCTTTGCTGTACCCGTTTTATTACTTTTGGAACAAACGGGATTTCAGCAGGCAGACGAAGAAAAATCCGTTTTACGTCAGCAAGCTTGTCCGCCTGATCGAGAAGCATCCGCTTCTGTACGAGCTGTCCATGTATGTGCTCAATTTTCCGCATCCGACGTCGGTGTATCGGTTTTTTCCGCCGATGGAGGGGAAGGTGCTGCAGGTCGGCTGCGGTACCGGCCTGCTCAACAAATGGGCGCGGCATATGGGCGGCGCCGAGTTCGTCAACCTCGACATCAACGAACGTTACCTGCAGTACGGCTTGAAAAAGGGCAGGTACCAGAACACCGTGCATTCCGGCATTTACGATGTACCCCTGGAAGACGAAAGCTTCGACATCATCGTGTTCGCCCGCTGCTTTCACCACATTCGCCACCATAAAAAAGCGTTCAAGGAATGCGCCCGGCTGCTCAAGGATGGTGGGCAGATCTGGATTGCCGATCCGGTCATTTTGCAGGAGGAAGGCTCCGGAAAGCAGATGAACGCCGGCTACATGGCCAACTCGTCGATCGACGGGGTCATCTGGAGGTTCACGAAGCCCGCTTTCGTGAAGCATTTGGCCGACTCGCTTTCGGAAAGCCTTCGGCTCGTCTCCATCACCGACGTCAGGCAGCCCCACATGACCAACTACAATTTGAAATACCCGCAGACCGACATTTTGGCCGTGATCGAAAAAACCGCAGACGCGCCGAAATGA
- a CDS encoding acyl carrier protein, producing the protein MHEKVISIICEIKNEPDLAGRLTASSDVLNDAGLDSLQLINFILRIEDEFGIEIDFDQFDMEHLQSIERFCEFIQAQHV; encoded by the coding sequence ATACATGAAAAAGTAATTTCGATCATCTGCGAGATCAAAAACGAGCCGGACTTGGCCGGGCGGCTCACCGCATCCTCCGACGTGCTGAACGACGCGGGCCTTGACTCGCTGCAGCTCATCAATTTCATTCTTCGCATTGAAGATGAATTCGGCATCGAGATCGATTTCGATCAATTCGACATGGAGCATCTGCAATCGATCGAACGTTTTTGCGAATTCATCCAGGCGCAGCACGTATGA
- a CDS encoding ATP-grasp domain-containing protein, which translates to MTGTAAAKALLLGTFDAETLWRDEVLAKLPAVPDPQSRRIVHAMDELLFLFCRKGDALLTRYRMDPAHVDYLRGLGFDFTTNEWNLDDHQDSSGAFEPNVFKRLLASSSSQSIHQFLQEKYTIDAFAVLDGMDELCSRFALQSRAPEMDTIRNVNSKLYSTRLKDRLGLPNVSRIVTSHRELQEIGEEMLMTGPLLIKDTFGVSGKGNLLVQTEGVLERIASYIAGQERQGKAVLFILEPLLAKENDFSCQFYVDEDGDYRFISVQQVVNSDFAYQGSVSASPAFLEKLEQAGYFRLMRETARCLHESGYFGHVCVDSMELKDGSLVPIVEINARKSMSLIKNQLDRYLAERSLTGNLTYLSLVCPGELPFVHLLAALEREHLLYRPERDGGVFPLSANTFGVNQREGKRSKARLYVSVVADDAAKRSRLDAQFKQLIASLGIVLSN; encoded by the coding sequence ATGACCGGGACGGCTGCAGCCAAAGCGCTGCTGCTAGGGACGTTTGACGCGGAGACGCTTTGGCGGGACGAGGTGCTGGCGAAGCTGCCGGCGGTGCCGGATCCGCAATCGCGCCGGATCGTCCATGCGATGGATGAGCTGCTGTTTTTGTTTTGCCGCAAGGGCGACGCGCTTTTGACGCGCTATCGGATGGACCCGGCGCACGTCGATTATTTGCGCGGGCTCGGGTTTGATTTTACGACGAACGAATGGAACCTCGACGATCATCAAGATTCTTCCGGAGCTTTCGAACCGAATGTGTTCAAACGATTGCTCGCATCCTCTTCCTCACAGAGTATCCATCAATTTCTTCAAGAAAAATACACCATCGATGCCTTTGCCGTTTTGGACGGAATGGACGAATTATGTTCGCGTTTCGCGCTGCAGAGCCGCGCGCCGGAGATGGATACGATTCGCAATGTCAATTCGAAATTATATTCGACAAGACTTAAGGATCGGCTCGGCCTGCCGAACGTCAGCCGGATCGTCACGAGCCACCGGGAGCTGCAGGAGATCGGCGAGGAAATGCTGATGACCGGACCGCTTCTGATCAAAGATACGTTCGGCGTATCGGGCAAAGGCAACCTGCTCGTGCAGACGGAAGGCGTGTTGGAGCGGATCGCGTCCTACATAGCCGGGCAGGAACGGCAGGGAAAAGCGGTTTTGTTCATCCTGGAGCCGCTTCTCGCGAAAGAGAACGATTTCTCATGCCAGTTTTACGTGGATGAAGACGGCGATTATCGGTTCATTTCCGTGCAGCAGGTCGTCAATTCCGATTTTGCTTATCAAGGCTCGGTCAGTGCCAGCCCCGCCTTTCTGGAAAAACTCGAGCAGGCCGGGTATTTCCGGCTGATGCGCGAAACGGCCCGCTGTCTTCATGAAAGCGGTTATTTCGGCCACGTGTGCGTCGACTCGATGGAGCTGAAGGACGGTTCGCTTGTCCCGATCGTCGAAATCAATGCGAGAAAATCGATGAGCTTGATCAAAAATCAGCTGGATCGTTATTTGGCGGAAAGATCGCTCACGGGCAACCTGACCTATCTGTCCCTGGTTTGCCCCGGTGAGCTGCCCTTTGTGCATCTGCTTGCGGCGTTGGAGCGCGAACATCTCCTTTACCGCCCGGAACGGGATGGAGGCGTATTTCCGCTCAGCGCGAACACGTTTGGCGTCAACCAGCGGGAGGGCAAACGAAGCAAAGCCAGATTGTACGTATCCGTCGTGGCGGACGATGCCGCTAAGCGAAGCAGGCTGGATGCGCAGTTTAAGCAGCTGATTGCATCGCTTGGTATCGTTTTATCGAATTGA
- a CDS encoding glycosyltransferase, whose amino-acid sequence MNPNIVTVLCSGFGLGFYNPGLIVSHQLRRRGFATEVLVFETYMVQDKQDKILDSKKAYHDNFAVALVATKIPKDIRDSIDFAQVDRLLGQWAEERRRHFISLSGHWIYILDMYREKLGALAELQVDLLYVDSDLSPSWKGLKKFNPDYNARYRDVWLYDARERTIPFYIQVGDEEEIPLAQRPSRYVVHGGGWGMGTYQGKIPELEQHGLALDIVAYELEEALAQKPGNRYYMNDPQWVAWRKGRSGEHEFPLFGQIKPEEPPVYANLPSHHGLYEVIRRAKAIVSKPGAGTLMDSLSSATPVIMLEPFGAHEKQNAAVWEANGLGISYETWKESGFSEELLEPVHRRLLQRKAEARNYTEDLIGRIG is encoded by the coding sequence TTGAATCCGAACATCGTAACCGTGCTTTGTTCCGGCTTCGGGCTCGGCTTTTACAATCCGGGGCTGATCGTCAGCCACCAATTGCGGCGGCGCGGCTTCGCCACCGAAGTGCTCGTTTTCGAAACATATATGGTGCAAGACAAGCAGGACAAAATTTTGGACAGCAAAAAGGCGTACCACGATAATTTTGCGGTTGCTCTCGTCGCTACAAAAATTCCGAAGGACATTCGCGACAGCATCGATTTCGCGCAGGTGGACCGGTTGCTGGGGCAGTGGGCGGAGGAAAGGCGCAGGCATTTTATATCGTTATCCGGGCACTGGATTTACATTTTGGATATGTACAGGGAGAAGCTTGGCGCCTTGGCCGAGCTCCAGGTTGATCTGCTGTATGTCGATTCGGATTTGTCGCCGTCCTGGAAAGGACTGAAGAAATTCAATCCGGACTATAACGCGCGCTACCGGGACGTATGGCTTTACGACGCGAGGGAAAGGACGATCCCTTTCTACATTCAGGTGGGGGATGAGGAAGAAATTCCGCTGGCGCAAAGGCCGTCGCGGTACGTCGTCCATGGCGGTGGCTGGGGGATGGGCACCTATCAGGGAAAAATCCCCGAGCTCGAGCAGCACGGACTGGCGCTTGATATCGTCGCGTATGAGCTGGAAGAGGCGCTCGCGCAAAAGCCGGGAAACCGGTATTACATGAATGACCCGCAGTGGGTCGCCTGGCGCAAGGGGCGGTCGGGGGAGCACGAGTTCCCGCTGTTCGGGCAGATCAAGCCGGAGGAACCGCCGGTCTATGCGAATTTGCCTTCGCATCACGGACTGTACGAGGTGATCCGCCGGGCGAAGGCGATCGTCAGCAAGCCGGGGGCGGGAACGCTGATGGATTCGCTGTCGTCGGCGACGCCGGTGATCATGCTCGAGCCGTTCGGCGCACACGAGAAGCAAAATGCAGCGGTGTGGGAGGCGAACGGGCTCGGCATTTCTTATGAAACGTGGAAGGAGTCGGGTTTCTCCGAGGAGCTGCTCGAGCCTGTACACAGGCGGCTTTTGCAGCGAAAGGCGGAGGCCCGCAATTATACGGAGGATCTGATCGGGAGAATCGGTTAG
- a CDS encoding radical SAM protein → MLAKANAAPASAPGLDLSAPKWVFLQLIETCNLRCKMCFEWGESGSYKEKPELKKLDLSVVRQIIEDCSPMQPYYELYGGEPLLYPWFDEVLELIHRHGSKVHFPTNGTLLERNAEMIMAYPPERVWVSLDGPEEINDAQRGAGVFAKAMKGIRTLYELREARGSEYPKIGISTAVTPTNYRHLDRFYFESLDLSMLDCISVELQQYVTQERYDQYAYVLKHHFEIDSAPIARGFIADPERFREIDAALLAGQLKRIERYCLEQGKYFNAYPKVISEENIRHYFSANWSKVTNMKKRCVFPWISAEINARGDVTSCHNFYDLTLGNVYEASITNIWNGQKYKEYRDYLRKTLFPICPGCCLYYNEKPRM, encoded by the coding sequence ATGTTGGCAAAAGCGAATGCCGCGCCGGCTTCCGCACCGGGGCTCGATCTGAGTGCGCCGAAATGGGTATTTCTGCAGCTGATCGAAACGTGCAACCTGCGCTGCAAAATGTGCTTCGAGTGGGGCGAAAGCGGATCGTACAAGGAAAAGCCGGAGCTGAAAAAGCTCGATCTGAGCGTTGTCCGGCAAATTATCGAGGACTGCAGTCCGATGCAGCCTTATTATGAGCTGTACGGCGGAGAGCCGCTGCTGTATCCGTGGTTCGACGAGGTGCTGGAGCTCATTCACCGGCACGGCAGCAAGGTGCATTTTCCGACGAACGGTACGCTGCTGGAGCGCAATGCGGAAATGATCATGGCATATCCGCCCGAGCGGGTATGGGTATCGCTCGACGGGCCGGAGGAGATCAACGATGCGCAGCGGGGGGCCGGCGTTTTCGCCAAGGCGATGAAGGGCATCCGGACGCTGTATGAGCTGCGCGAGGCAAGGGGGAGCGAATACCCGAAAATCGGCATCAGCACCGCGGTGACCCCGACCAATTACCGGCATCTGGACCGGTTTTATTTCGAAAGCCTCGACCTGTCGATGCTCGACTGCATCAGCGTGGAGCTGCAGCAGTACGTTACTCAGGAAAGGTACGATCAATACGCTTATGTGCTGAAGCATCATTTCGAGATCGATTCGGCGCCGATCGCCAGAGGGTTTATCGCCGATCCCGAGCGGTTCCGGGAGATCGATGCGGCTTTGCTGGCCGGCCAGCTGAAGAGGATTGAGCGGTATTGCCTGGAGCAGGGCAAATATTTCAACGCTTATCCCAAAGTTATCAGCGAGGAAAACATCCGCCATTACTTCAGCGCCAACTGGTCCAAGGTTACCAACATGAAAAAGCGCTGCGTGTTTCCGTGGATCAGCGCCGAGATCAACGCGCGCGGGGACGTGACCTCCTGCCACAACTTTTACGATCTGACGCTCGGCAACGTGTATGAGGCGAGCATTACGAACATATGGAACGGGCAGAAATACAAGGAATACCGCGATTATTTGCGCAAAACGCTGTTCCCGATTTGCCCCGGCTGCTGCCTGTATTACAACGAGAAGCCGCGGATGTAG
- a CDS encoding radical SAM/SPASM domain-containing protein, with translation MQPKTRIKMDEKSFDILKRTIRNAVVPMRKRAGSLTYKTELPEFIGIKLTNRCNLRCKHCYQWNEDGYHQHMDKEEQNLDIDLAIVKQLLDDTKQVKSRLYLWGGEPMFHHRFGDILQMLKEDPREATICTNGLLMDKYMEQLCDISENLELLIAVEGFEKDHDLIRGKGSFRKTMEAVDSLLELRREGRFRGRISVHCVINNANIYYLYDLMDSFEKTGIDLVLLTFPWYISHETSAQMDDYFAEHFDWLLSLDDHRKNSWHAFKYKIEPHHLPPLMEQLRKINGRVWTMRLRYQPGLEFDEIEKFVTGEAMTSRCATDCLALATRVDVTPTGNVSACKFFSEFSVGNLKETSLSEIWKSEAYHRIRETINSGLTPACSKCNVLYLHGVSSLKHI, from the coding sequence ATGCAGCCGAAAACAAGGATCAAGATGGACGAAAAATCGTTCGACATTCTCAAAAGAACGATTCGCAATGCCGTCGTTCCGATGCGCAAGCGTGCCGGCAGCTTGACATATAAGACCGAGCTGCCCGAATTTATCGGCATCAAGCTGACGAACCGCTGCAACCTGCGCTGCAAGCACTGCTACCAGTGGAACGAGGACGGCTACCACCAGCACATGGATAAGGAAGAGCAAAATCTCGACATCGATCTTGCCATCGTAAAGCAGCTGCTGGACGATACGAAGCAGGTGAAATCCCGGCTGTATTTGTGGGGCGGAGAACCGATGTTCCACCACCGTTTCGGCGACATTTTGCAAATGCTGAAGGAGGACCCGCGCGAGGCGACGATTTGCACGAACGGCCTGCTGATGGATAAGTATATGGAGCAGCTTTGCGATATTTCCGAAAATCTCGAGCTGCTCATCGCCGTCGAAGGATTCGAGAAAGATCACGATTTGATCCGCGGCAAAGGGTCGTTCCGCAAAACGATGGAAGCGGTCGATTCGCTGCTGGAGCTGCGCCGGGAAGGCCGTTTCCGCGGTCGTATCTCCGTTCATTGCGTGATCAATAACGCCAATATTTATTATTTGTACGACCTGATGGACAGCTTCGAAAAGACGGGGATCGATCTTGTGCTGCTGACCTTCCCCTGGTACATCTCACATGAAACGTCGGCGCAAATGGACGACTATTTCGCCGAGCATTTCGATTGGCTTCTATCTTTGGACGATCACCGAAAAAACAGCTGGCACGCCTTCAAGTATAAAATCGAGCCGCACCATCTGCCGCCGCTTATGGAGCAGCTGCGCAAAATCAACGGGCGCGTCTGGACAATGCGCCTTCGCTACCAGCCCGGCCTCGAGTTCGACGAGATCGAAAAATTCGTCACCGGCGAAGCGATGACGAGCCGCTGCGCGACTGACTGCCTGGCGCTGGCGACGCGGGTCGATGTCACGCCGACGGGTAATGTTTCCGCCTGCAAGTTTTTCTCCGAGTTTTCCGTCGGCAACCTGAAGGAGACGAGCCTGAGCGAAATTTGGAAATCGGAAGCGTATCACCGTATCCGGGAGACGATCAACAGCGGCCTTACTCCCGCTTGCTCCAAATGCAACGTGTTGTATCTGCATGGGGTATCGTCGCTGAAGCACATCTAG
- a CDS encoding Gfo/Idh/MocA family protein — protein sequence MAEISLGIAGCADIVRRAIFQPLSYVGGVRVCGIANRTRSRAEAMAAEFGVPRVYDSLEELIGCPQPAAVYIALSNELHAEWALKAARAGKHVLVEKPLALNGRECAMLERELAGSGVIVLEGMMVRHHPWQRELTRIVHEQTYGRLLRMNTEMFIPFKSPPEGNYRCFPEKGGGVWNDLGCYWLQLVQLLPGLDRSRVRDIRGASEFAGPRGCDWTFEAALAYADGTSASFAASFERPYRTRHVLETEHAVLTINDFFRANVGRYKITIKVEDHDGRPLDSIVFEPMHYYENQLKYFRDALLEPEPGPAPHMLLRESFERVRWLEEIRECACRIHSI from the coding sequence ATGGCGGAAATTTCACTTGGCATCGCCGGCTGCGCGGATATTGTAAGGCGCGCGATTTTCCAACCGCTGTCTTACGTCGGCGGCGTGCGGGTGTGCGGCATCGCCAACCGGACGCGCAGCCGCGCGGAAGCGATGGCTGCGGAATTCGGCGTGCCGCGTGTTTATGACAGCCTCGAAGAGCTGATCGGCTGTCCGCAGCCTGCCGCCGTTTACATCGCACTGAGCAATGAGCTTCATGCGGAATGGGCGCTGAAAGCGGCACGCGCGGGCAAGCATGTGCTGGTCGAAAAGCCGCTTGCGTTAAACGGGCGGGAATGCGCGATGCTGGAACGTGAGCTGGCCGGAAGCGGCGTTATTGTGCTCGAAGGGATGATGGTCCGGCATCATCCGTGGCAGCGCGAGCTGACGCGGATCGTGCATGAACAAACGTACGGCAGGCTGCTGCGGATGAACACCGAGATGTTCATTCCGTTCAAATCGCCGCCGGAGGGTAACTATCGCTGCTTTCCCGAAAAAGGCGGCGGCGTCTGGAACGACCTCGGCTGCTACTGGCTGCAGCTCGTTCAGCTGCTGCCCGGTTTGGACCGCTCGCGCGTCCGGGACATTCGCGGCGCTTCCGAGTTTGCCGGGCCGCGCGGCTGCGACTGGACGTTCGAGGCGGCGCTCGCGTATGCGGACGGGACGTCGGCATCGTTCGCCGCGTCGTTCGAACGCCCGTACCGGACCCGGCATGTACTGGAAACGGAGCACGCCGTCTTGACGATCAACGATTTTTTCCGGGCGAATGTCGGCAGGTACAAAATAACGATCAAGGTTGAGGATCATGATGGACGTCCGCTCGATAGCATCGTGTTCGAGCCGATGCATTACTACGAGAATCAGCTGAAGTATTTCCGCGATGCGCTGCTGGAGCCGGAGCCTGGCCCGGCCCCGCATATGCTGCTTCGGGAATCGTTTGAACGGGTGCGCTGGCTGGAGGAAATCCGCGAGTGCGCCTGCAGAATCCATTCCATATAG
- the rfbF gene encoding glucose-1-phosphate cytidylyltransferase — MIKVVLLAGGFGTRLGEETTVKPKPMVEIGGLPMLCHIMNIYSAHGFNEFIVALGYKAEVVKQYFLNYMYLQSDFTLHMGKSSIDVMKRRPLDWTVHLVDTGLHSMTGGRMHRLRDRLAGGTFMMTYGDGVSDIDLKRLLDFHRSHGKLATLTLVRPRARFGTVDLAGDQVVRFKEKVETESWINGGFFVFEPGVLKYVSRDEEVLESDVFTRLAEDGELMAYRHKGFWECMDTMRDKIYLESLWASGEAPWKRWPNGRECGP; from the coding sequence ATGATCAAGGTTGTGCTGCTCGCCGGCGGCTTCGGCACCCGGCTTGGCGAAGAAACGACGGTGAAGCCGAAGCCGATGGTGGAAATCGGCGGATTGCCGATGCTGTGCCATATCATGAACATTTACAGTGCGCACGGTTTCAACGAATTTATCGTCGCGCTCGGGTACAAAGCCGAGGTGGTGAAGCAGTATTTTTTGAACTATATGTACTTACAGAGTGATTTTACCCTTCATATGGGAAAATCTTCGATCGATGTCATGAAGCGCCGGCCTCTCGATTGGACCGTGCATCTCGTCGATACGGGGCTGCACAGCATGACGGGAGGCCGGATGCACCGGCTGCGGGACCGATTGGCCGGCGGCACGTTTATGATGACTTACGGGGACGGCGTAAGCGACATCGATCTGAAGCGGCTGCTCGATTTTCACAGGTCACACGGCAAACTTGCCACTTTGACGCTAGTCAGACCGCGGGCGCGGTTTGGTACGGTCGATTTGGCGGGCGATCAGGTCGTGCGCTTCAAGGAGAAGGTGGAGACGGAAAGCTGGATCAACGGCGGATTTTTCGTGTTCGAGCCGGGGGTTCTGAAATATGTAAGCCGGGACGAAGAGGTGCTGGAGAGCGATGTGTTCACAAGGCTTGCCGAGGATGGAGAGCTGATGGCTTATCGGCATAAAGGGTTTTGGGAGTGCATGGATACGATGCGGGACAAGATTTATTTGGAGTCGTTATGGGCTTCTGGCGAAGCGCCTTGGAAACGCTGGCCAAACGGAAGGGAGTGCGGGCCGTGA
- a CDS encoding NAD-dependent epimerase/dehydratase family protein, with translation MGFWRSALETLAKRKGVRAVIDNEIMLEDMEYVFGKNGSAQRFVDKTIVITGCGGFLGYYLTNCFVYLKSKGFPYRKLILLDTFLFGRPRWLEELERHHEDVEVHRFDIARDELEQAASALSADFVIHMASIASPSYYRKYPVETIEANVLGLRRLLEFYKHRPLDGLLFFSSSEVYGDPAPEAIPTPETYLGNVASIGPRACYDESKRMGETLCYVYHQTYGMPIRIVRPFNNYGPGMALTDKRVPADFAQAVLRGEDVVIYSDGRPTRTFCYIADAVDGYLRVLTHDEFGCFNIGMDRPEISVRRLADIYREAAAELWGYGGEVRFIVSEEKDYLTDNPNRRCPDITKARMALGFRPEISVERGVRRYLRYLRKELLPV, from the coding sequence ATGGGCTTCTGGCGAAGCGCCTTGGAAACGCTGGCCAAACGGAAGGGAGTGCGGGCCGTGATCGATAACGAAATTATGCTCGAGGACATGGAGTACGTGTTCGGCAAAAATGGCAGCGCGCAGCGGTTTGTGGACAAAACGATCGTCATTACGGGCTGCGGCGGTTTTTTGGGATATTATTTGACGAACTGCTTCGTTTATTTAAAAAGCAAAGGATTCCCATACCGCAAGCTAATACTGCTCGATACGTTTCTTTTCGGCCGGCCGCGCTGGCTGGAGGAACTTGAGCGGCATCATGAAGACGTTGAAGTTCACCGGTTCGATATCGCCCGGGATGAGTTGGAGCAGGCGGCTTCCGCTTTATCCGCAGATTTCGTTATCCATATGGCGTCTATTGCATCGCCTTCCTACTACCGCAAATACCCGGTCGAAACGATCGAAGCGAACGTGCTGGGACTGCGCCGTCTGCTGGAGTTTTATAAGCACCGCCCGCTTGACGGGCTGTTGTTTTTCTCCAGCAGCGAGGTGTACGGCGATCCGGCCCCGGAGGCGATCCCGACGCCCGAAACGTATCTCGGCAATGTCGCCAGCATCGGTCCGCGCGCCTGTTACGACGAGTCGAAGCGGATGGGGGAGACGCTTTGCTACGTGTATCATCAGACGTACGGCATGCCGATCCGCATCGTGCGGCCGTTCAACAACTACGGACCGGGCATGGCGCTCACGGATAAGCGGGTCCCCGCCGATTTCGCACAGGCGGTGCTGCGCGGCGAAGATGTCGTCATCTATTCGGACGGGAGGCCGACACGGACATTTTGCTATATCGCCGATGCGGTTGACGGATATTTGCGGGTGCTCACGCACGACGAGTTCGGCTGCTTCAATATCGGAATGGACCGTCCGGAAATTTCGGTGCGCCGGCTGGCCGACATATACCGGGAAGCGGCGGCGGAGCTGTGGGGATACGGCGGGGAAGTGCGGTTTATCGTCTCGGAGGAAAAAGATTATTTGACCGACAACCCGAACCGCCGCTGCCCGGACATTACGAAAGCGCGGATGGCGCTCGGCTTTCGGCCGGAAATTTCCGTCGAGCGGGGAGTGCGCCGCTACCTGCGTTATTTGCGGAAGGAGCTGCTGCCGGTATGA